The Nycticebus coucang isolate mNycCou1 chromosome 15, mNycCou1.pri, whole genome shotgun sequence genome has a segment encoding these proteins:
- the LOC128566681 gene encoding RNA-binding protein 7-like: MTPSSLIIQRSFSSPENFQRQAVMNSVLRQISYGRKFGSPPLDQSGFSPSVQSHHTFNQSSNSQWRQDTPSSQRKVRQNSHPYVADRHYSREQRYSDHGSDHHYRGNRDDFFYEDRNHDSWSHDYENRRDSSRDGKWRSSRH; encoded by the coding sequence ATGACTCCATCATCACTGATAATTCAGAGGTCTTTCTCTTCTCCAGAAAATTTTCAGAGACAAGCAGTGATGAATAGTGTTTTGAGACAGATATCCTATGGTAGAAAATTTGGTTCTCCACCTCTGGATCAATCAGGATTTTCACCATCAGTTCAATCACACCATACTTTTAACCAGTCTTCAAACTCTCAGTGGCGCCAAGATACACCATCATCACAGCGTAAAGTCCGACAGAATTCTCATCCCTATGTAGCAGATAGACATTATAGCCGGGAACAGCGTTACAGTGATCATGGGTCTGACCATCATTATAGAGGAAACAGAGATGATTTCTTCTATGAAGATAGAAATCACGATAGCTGGAGCCATGACTATGAGAACAGAAGAGACAGTAGTAGAGATGGAAAATGGCGCTCATCTCGACACTAA